In Antechinus flavipes isolate AdamAnt ecotype Samford, QLD, Australia chromosome 3, AdamAnt_v2, whole genome shotgun sequence, a genomic segment contains:
- the EIF3K gene encoding eukaryotic translation initiation factor 3 subunit K — MALFEQMRANVGKLLKGIDRYNPENLATLERYVETQAKENAYDLEANLAVLKLYQFNPAFFQTTVTAQILLKALTNLPHTDFTLCKCMIDQAHQEEQPIRQILYLGDLLETCHFQAFWHALDENMDLLLLNGITGFEDSVRKFICHVVGITYQHIDRWLLAEMLGDLSDNQLKVWMSKYGWSSNEAGQVFICSQEESIKPKNIVEKIDFESVSSIMASSQ, encoded by the exons ATGGCTCTGTTCGAGCAGATGCGTGCCAATGTGGGCAAGCTGCTCAAGGGAATCGACAG GTACAATCCTGAGAACCTGGCCACCCTGGAACGCTACGTGGAGACTCAGGCCAAGGAGAACGCCTATGATCTGGAAGCCAACTTGGCTGTGCTCAAGCT ATATCAATTCAACCCGGCCTTCTTTCAGACCACAGTGACAGCCCAGATTCTACTGAAGGCCCTCACCAATCTCCCCCACACGGACTTCACCCTGTGCAAGTGCATGATTGACCAGGCTCAC CAAGAAGAGCAGCCCATCAGGCAGATCCTGTATTTGGGGGACTTACTAGAGACCTGTCATTTCCAAGCATTCTGG CATGCCCTGGATGAGAATATGGATCTCCTTCTCCTTAATGGCATCACAGGCTTTGAAGACTCAGTCCGAAAAT TTATCTGCCATGTGGTGGGCATCACGTATCAGCATATTGACCGCTGGCTGCTTGCTGAGATGCTGGGAGATCTGTCAG ACAACCAGCTGAAAGTGTGGATGAGCAAATATGGCTGGAGCTCCAATGAAGCAGGACAGGTTTTCATTTGTAGTCAAGAGGAGAGCATCAAGCCCAAGAACATTGTGGAAAAGATCGACTTTGAGA GTGTTTCCAGCATCATGGCCTCTTCCCAGTAG